Proteins from a single region of Desulfolutivibrio sulfoxidireducens:
- a CDS encoding HPP family protein — MIQIRLRLPCRREFERDVYRPGVISLTRLLWGSVGAGLFLFLIALFSDLCQVGVLYPPLAATCFLSATCVYLRVARPRQVIAGHFVSAVGGLLAVFAVTRLVDDPGLAVPLKLGLAVGLATVFMQVFDADHPPAAATAAIPAILPLPVDPLSLPVHMAWGAVLAVILSLAWNRIWFEYPAREDGACPAWGGIHMDRAEVLGFGVCVAGFVLMALRPVSAFAYLAGVVVMFAGVSVLLFQHFFTAEIVCGDPPSDLSGRPPLPPVRGPGG, encoded by the coding sequence ATGATCCAGATACGCCTCAGGCTGCCCTGCCGCCGGGAATTCGAGAGGGATGTCTATCGGCCGGGGGTGATTTCCCTGACGCGGCTGCTGTGGGGGTCTGTCGGGGCGGGCCTTTTCTTGTTCCTGATCGCTTTGTTTTCCGATCTCTGCCAGGTGGGGGTGCTTTATCCGCCCCTGGCGGCCACCTGTTTCCTCAGCGCCACCTGCGTCTATCTGCGCGTGGCCAGGCCCCGGCAGGTCATTGCCGGGCATTTCGTGTCCGCCGTGGGCGGGCTTCTGGCCGTGTTCGCGGTCACGCGTCTGGTGGATGATCCGGGCCTGGCCGTGCCGTTGAAACTGGGGCTGGCCGTGGGGCTGGCCACGGTGTTCATGCAGGTGTTCGACGCGGACCATCCGCCGGCGGCGGCCACGGCGGCGATCCCGGCCATCCTGCCCCTGCCGGTGGACCCCCTGTCGTTGCCGGTGCACATGGCCTGGGGCGCGGTGTTGGCCGTGATTTTGTCTTTGGCCTGGAACCGGATCTGGTTCGAGTATCCGGCCCGGGAGGACGGGGCCTGTCCCGCGTGGGGCGGTATTCACATGGACCGGGCCGAGGTGCTGGGGTTTGGGGTGTGCGTGGCGGGCTTCGTGCTCATGGCCTTGCGGCCCGTGTCGGCATTTGCGTATCTCGCCGGGGTGGTGGTGATGTTCGCCGGGGTGTCCGTGCTTTTGTTCCAGCATTTCTTCACGGCCGAGATCGTGTGCGGCGACCCTCCCTCCGATCTCTCGGGCCGTCCTCCCCTCCCCCCTGTCCGGGGTCCAGGGGGATGA
- a CDS encoding 4Fe-4S dicluster domain-containing protein, protein MKQLSIMVDLDRCIGCKTCIVACRNHHGLVDHENAMPGGMSHYIRVESELTGTYPDLKEDFWVVMCQHCKKPPCIKACPSGAIAKDVQTGIVRIDKAACTGSQKCIAKCPYGVIQFDVAGKYAHKCDLCYDRVIHGLEPVCVEVCLADALRFGEKEILLMHAEAEGKVLIKKRSTQSILYVKSPGR, encoded by the coding sequence ATGAAACAGCTCAGCATCATGGTCGATCTCGACCGCTGCATCGGCTGCAAGACCTGCATCGTCGCCTGCCGCAACCATCACGGCCTGGTGGACCATGAAAACGCCATGCCCGGCGGCATGAGCCATTATATCCGGGTGGAAAGCGAACTGACCGGGACCTACCCTGATCTCAAGGAGGATTTCTGGGTGGTCATGTGCCAGCACTGCAAGAAGCCGCCGTGCATCAAGGCCTGTCCGTCCGGGGCCATCGCCAAGGACGTCCAGACCGGCATCGTGCGCATCGACAAGGCGGCCTGCACCGGGTCCCAGAAGTGCATCGCCAAGTGTCCCTACGGGGTGATCCAGTTCGATGTCGCGGGCAAGTACGCCCATAAGTGCGACCTGTGCTACGACCGGGTCATCCACGGCCTCGAACCGGTGTGCGTGGAGGTCTGTCTGGCCGACGCCCTGCGTTTTGGCGAGAAGGAGATCCTGCTCATGCACGCCGAGGCCGAGGGCAAGGTTCTGATCAAGAAGCGCAGCACCCAATCGATCCTGTACGTGAAGAGTCCGGGGAGGTAG
- a CDS encoding glutamine synthetase family protein has product MAVFNCKNADDVLKAVKDYNVSFVQFWFIDILGVLKSFQVTPRELEAAFEEGMGFDGSSITGFTKIQESDMVAFPDPTTFQLVAWRPSDRPVARLFCDIRLPDGTPFAADSRYILKKMAKKAADLGYTYYVGPELEFFLFANANEPKILDLGGYFDAPPRDLANDVRRDIIFALESMGIAVEYSHHEVAPSQHEIDLRYNEAVTMADMAVTYRVVCKEIARKHGCYASFMPKPLFGENGSGMHVHQSLFKGSKNAFFDGSDQYNLSKEAKSYIAGLLKHAPEFGLVNNQWVNSYKRLVPGYEAPVYIAWARRNRSALIRVPMYKPGKEAATRIELRSPDPACNLYLCFAAMLGAGLKGIEGGYELAKPIEENIFKMSESEMAAKGISSLPGSLREAIDNLEKSALMREVLGDHLFNALLDNKKAEWDAYRMQITEWEIERYLPIL; this is encoded by the coding sequence ATGGCGGTTTTCAATTGCAAAAACGCTGACGACGTGCTCAAGGCGGTCAAGGATTACAATGTTTCGTTCGTGCAGTTCTGGTTTATCGATATCCTGGGCGTGCTCAAAAGCTTTCAGGTGACGCCGCGCGAACTCGAAGCCGCCTTCGAGGAAGGCATGGGCTTCGACGGTTCGTCCATCACTGGATTCACCAAGATCCAGGAGAGCGACATGGTCGCCTTCCCGGACCCCACCACCTTCCAGTTGGTGGCCTGGCGGCCTTCCGACCGTCCCGTCGCCCGTCTGTTCTGCGACATCAGGCTTCCCGACGGCACCCCGTTTGCCGCCGATTCCCGGTACATCCTGAAGAAGATGGCCAAAAAGGCCGCCGACCTGGGCTACACCTACTATGTCGGCCCGGAACTCGAGTTTTTCCTGTTCGCCAACGCCAACGAGCCCAAAATCCTGGACCTCGGCGGCTACTTCGACGCCCCGCCCCGCGATCTGGCCAACGACGTCCGCCGGGACATCATCTTCGCCCTGGAGAGCATGGGTATCGCCGTGGAGTACAGCCACCACGAAGTGGCCCCCAGCCAGCACGAGATCGACCTGCGCTACAACGAGGCCGTGACCATGGCCGACATGGCCGTCACCTACCGCGTGGTGTGCAAGGAAATCGCCCGCAAGCACGGCTGCTACGCCTCGTTCATGCCCAAGCCCCTGTTCGGCGAGAACGGCTCGGGCATGCACGTGCACCAGTCGCTCTTCAAGGGCTCCAAGAACGCCTTCTTCGACGGCTCCGACCAGTACAACCTGAGCAAGGAAGCCAAGAGCTACATCGCCGGCCTTCTGAAACACGCCCCCGAGTTCGGCCTGGTCAACAACCAGTGGGTCAACTCCTACAAGCGCCTGGTGCCTGGCTACGAGGCCCCGGTGTACATCGCCTGGGCTCGCCGCAACCGTTCGGCCCTGATCCGGGTGCCCATGTACAAGCCCGGCAAGGAGGCCGCCACCCGCATCGAGTTGCGCAGCCCCGACCCCGCCTGCAACCTGTACCTGTGCTTCGCGGCCATGCTCGGCGCTGGGCTCAAGGGCATCGAGGGCGGATACGAGCTGGCCAAGCCCATCGAGGAGAACATCTTCAAGATGTCCGAGTCCGAGATGGCCGCCAAGGGCATTTCCTCCCTGCCCGGCAGCCTGCGCGAGGCCATCGACAACCTGGAAAAGAGCGCGCTCATGCGCGAGGTGCTGGGCGACCATCTCTTCAACGCCCTGCTCGACAACAAGAAGGCCGAGTGGGACGCCTACCGCATGCAGATCACCGAATGGGAAATCGAACGCTACCTGCCCATCCTGTAG
- a CDS encoding ABC transporter permease, giving the protein MPLSLRIALSSLATHKLRTVLAMLGVFLGALALTGVRHVSEAMVRKAEIETEKLGPNLLMAMSGKIRFTRGDFRSQPSHKNFTVADALALMRGLPSAVLGVPYIAKNDNILSGNTRVACQLVATWPDYPRVRAFVPDMGRFFTQQEEDSRAMVCVLGRTVAKRLFGEPEKALGQRVFLYRAGLAVIGVMEEKGADLSGSDQDEQVFVPLSTFMRRLANRWHITGVYLQLADGADFELAKATAETILRRQHHVGPGTPKPDDFTVFTAKDTMRLKEQALELVRTLGLISSSLSFAVGGLGILSIMVLLVRARRMEIGIRRAVGARRADIVRQFLLESGAMSCVGGAGGVVCALALLLVVYRFGDFPYVFNPWLIFQALAGSAVLGLAAGAYPAWQAGSVQILDVLRNKE; this is encoded by the coding sequence ATGCCCCTAAGCCTGCGCATCGCCCTGTCCTCGCTGGCCACCCACAAACTGCGCACGGTGTTGGCCATGCTCGGGGTCTTTCTCGGTGCCCTGGCCCTCACCGGGGTGCGCCACGTGTCCGAGGCCATGGTCCGTAAGGCCGAGATCGAGACCGAAAAACTCGGCCCCAACCTGCTCATGGCCATGTCCGGGAAAATCCGCTTCACCCGGGGCGACTTCCGCTCCCAACCCTCCCACAAGAACTTCACGGTCGCCGACGCCTTGGCCCTTATGCGCGGGCTGCCCTCGGCCGTCCTGGGCGTGCCCTACATCGCCAAAAACGATAACATCCTCTCCGGCAATACCCGCGTGGCCTGCCAGTTGGTGGCCACTTGGCCCGATTACCCCCGGGTGCGCGCCTTCGTCCCGGACATGGGCCGCTTCTTCACCCAGCAGGAGGAAGACTCCCGGGCCATGGTCTGCGTCCTTGGACGCACTGTGGCCAAACGCCTTTTCGGGGAACCGGAAAAGGCCCTCGGACAACGCGTCTTCCTCTACCGCGCAGGCCTTGCCGTGATCGGCGTCATGGAGGAAAAAGGCGCCGACCTCTCCGGCTCGGACCAGGACGAACAGGTCTTCGTGCCCCTGTCCACCTTCATGCGCCGCCTGGCCAACCGCTGGCATATCACCGGCGTCTACCTTCAACTCGCCGACGGCGCGGACTTCGAACTGGCCAAAGCCACCGCCGAAACCATTCTGCGCCGCCAACACCATGTCGGACCCGGCACCCCCAAGCCCGACGACTTCACCGTGTTCACCGCCAAAGACACCATGCGTCTCAAGGAACAGGCCCTGGAACTGGTGCGAACCCTGGGACTGATCAGCTCCAGCCTGTCCTTCGCCGTGGGCGGCCTGGGCATCCTGTCCATCATGGTCCTGCTCGTGCGCGCCCGGCGCATGGAAATCGGCATCCGCCGGGCCGTGGGCGCGCGCCGCGCGGACATCGTGCGCCAGTTCCTCCTCGAATCCGGGGCCATGTCCTGCGTCGGCGGCGCGGGCGGCGTCGTCTGCGCCCTGGCCCTGCTCCTGGTCGTCTACCGATTCGGCGACTTCCCCTACGTCTTCAACCCCTGGCTCATCTTTCAGGCCCTGGCCGGATCGGCCGTCCTGGGACTGGCCGCCGGCGCCTACCCGGCCTGGCAGGCCGGGTCCGTACAAATACTCGACGTGCTGCGCAATAAGGAATAG
- a CDS encoding winged helix-turn-helix domain-containing protein, producing the protein MHDIKPTQRLHLWLESGQDMFLGLGRVQLLERVEEFGSLNKAAQAMGMSYRAAWGRLKRSESVLGAALVEKTGPKQGFRLTELGRDLVRRFKDWHAEVERFALDRARQTFPWPVDAFSPPCADDRVDDPDTLRRTTCP; encoded by the coding sequence ATGCACGACATAAAACCCACCCAGCGCCTGCATCTGTGGCTCGAATCCGGCCAGGACATGTTTTTGGGCCTCGGCCGCGTCCAACTTCTGGAACGCGTGGAGGAGTTCGGTTCCCTCAACAAGGCCGCCCAGGCCATGGGCATGTCCTACCGGGCCGCCTGGGGACGCCTCAAACGCTCGGAATCCGTGCTCGGGGCGGCCTTGGTGGAGAAGACCGGACCCAAGCAGGGCTTCCGGCTCACCGAACTCGGCCGGGATCTGGTGCGGCGCTTCAAAGATTGGCATGCCGAGGTGGAACGGTTCGCCCTTGATCGGGCGCGCCAGACCTTTCCCTGGCCCGTGGACGCCTTCTCCCCACCGTGCGCGGATGACCGCGTGGACGATCCCGACACGTTGCGCCGAACCACATGCCCCTAA
- a CDS encoding P-II family nitrogen regulator translates to MKLIIAYFRPEQLNAVKQALYAKGVHSMSATNIAGSGRQKGYTETYRGVLIEVNLLKKVRLEVAVKDDKVAETMDAISEGAKTGKEGDGMIFVLDIADARRIRTGETGAAVFG, encoded by the coding sequence ATGAAACTGATTATCGCCTACTTCAGGCCGGAACAGCTCAACGCCGTCAAGCAGGCCCTCTACGCCAAGGGCGTCCACAGCATGTCCGCGACCAACATCGCCGGCTCCGGACGCCAGAAGGGCTACACCGAAACCTATCGCGGGGTCCTCATCGAGGTGAACCTGCTCAAAAAAGTGCGCCTGGAAGTCGCGGTCAAGGACGACAAGGTGGCCGAGACCATGGACGCCATCAGCGAGGGCGCCAAGACCGGAAAGGAAGGCGACGGCATGATCTTCGTCCTGGACATCGCCGACGCCCGCCGCATCCGCACCGGAGAGACCGGGGCCGCCGTCTTCGGATAA
- a CDS encoding HDIG domain-containing metalloprotein encodes MIDRESALALLVSHNPERHLVCHALETEAIMAAMARELGEDAALWGVTGLLHDLDYPMTKDDPSRHGLECAALLADKLPPEAVTAIAAHNSEHTGVMPATRLDFALRCAESVTGMISAAALIRPTRMEGLAPKSIKKKMKDKAFAAAVRRENIYECDKAGMELDRFLATAIAAMAAIAPEVGLA; translated from the coding sequence ATGATCGACCGCGAATCCGCCCTGGCCCTGCTTGTGTCCCACAATCCCGAACGCCATCTGGTGTGCCACGCCCTGGAGACCGAGGCCATCATGGCCGCCATGGCCCGCGAATTGGGCGAGGATGCGGCCCTGTGGGGCGTCACCGGGCTTCTGCACGACCTGGACTATCCCATGACCAAGGACGATCCCTCGCGCCACGGTCTGGAGTGTGCCGCGCTGCTTGCGGACAAGCTGCCCCCCGAGGCCGTGACCGCCATCGCCGCGCACAACAGCGAACACACCGGGGTCATGCCCGCCACCCGCCTGGACTTTGCGCTGCGCTGCGCCGAGTCGGTCACCGGCATGATCTCGGCGGCGGCGCTGATCCGGCCCACGAGGATGGAAGGGCTGGCGCCCAAGAGCATCAAGAAGAAGATGAAGGACAAGGCCTTTGCCGCGGCGGTGCGGCGGGAGAATATTTACGAATGCGACAAGGCGGGCATGGAGCTGGACAGGTTCCTGGCCACGGCCATCGCGGCCATGGCGGCCATCGCGCCCGAGGTGGGGCTGGCGTAG
- a CDS encoding ammonium transporter: MERRWTLSKKALAVFSVAAALGALALPGAALAQDSAPEFLSQQNGNVMWTLIAAILVMFMQAGFAMVETGLTRAKNAGNILMKNMFDFAAGSPAFFLIGFALMFGDDVGGFVGFSNFGLSEASTADADGLWKYTYWFFQCVFAATAVTIVSGAIAERTKFVAYLILSAAVTALVYPVSGHWIWGGGWLSKLDAPMIDFAGSTVVHSVGGWISLAGAMLLGPRIGKYTKDGVARAIPGHNLPLVALGVFILWFGWFGFNPGSTTVANGTIGLIAVTTNLAACMAGLSAMVTAWLRYGKPDVSMSLNGVLAGLVAITAGCANVSPGAALIIGLLAGILVVLSVEFIDKVLKIDDPVGAISVHGVCGAFGTLCVGLFASPDFGGVAGLFYGGGLTQLITQIIGVGSVFVWAFGSGLVLFGLLKITVGIRVTAEEELKGLDLTEHGSEAYSGFQIFITE, translated from the coding sequence ATGGAACGGAGATGGACTCTCTCCAAAAAGGCGCTGGCGGTCTTCAGCGTGGCGGCGGCGCTCGGCGCGCTGGCCCTGCCCGGCGCGGCCCTTGCCCAGGATTCGGCGCCTGAATTTTTGTCCCAGCAAAACGGAAACGTCATGTGGACGCTCATCGCCGCCATCCTGGTCATGTTCATGCAGGCCGGATTCGCCATGGTGGAAACGGGGCTCACCAGGGCGAAGAACGCCGGCAACATCCTGATGAAGAACATGTTCGACTTCGCCGCCGGAAGCCCGGCCTTTTTCCTGATCGGCTTCGCGCTGATGTTCGGCGATGATGTGGGCGGTTTCGTCGGCTTCTCCAACTTCGGCCTGTCCGAGGCCTCCACGGCCGACGCCGACGGGCTGTGGAAGTACACCTACTGGTTCTTCCAGTGCGTGTTCGCGGCCACGGCCGTGACCATCGTCTCCGGGGCCATCGCCGAGCGCACCAAGTTCGTGGCCTATCTCATCCTGAGCGCCGCGGTCACCGCCCTGGTCTACCCCGTTTCCGGGCACTGGATATGGGGCGGCGGCTGGCTGTCCAAGCTTGACGCGCCCATGATCGACTTCGCCGGGTCCACCGTGGTCCACTCCGTTGGCGGCTGGATATCCCTGGCCGGGGCCATGCTCCTTGGCCCGCGCATCGGCAAGTACACCAAGGACGGCGTGGCCCGGGCCATCCCCGGCCACAACCTGCCCCTGGTGGCCTTAGGCGTCTTCATCCTGTGGTTCGGCTGGTTCGGGTTCAACCCCGGTTCCACCACCGTGGCCAACGGCACCATCGGCCTTATCGCCGTGACCACCAACCTGGCCGCCTGCATGGCCGGTCTGTCGGCCATGGTCACGGCCTGGCTGCGCTACGGCAAGCCCGACGTGTCCATGAGCTTAAACGGCGTCCTGGCCGGCCTTGTGGCCATCACCGCCGGCTGCGCCAACGTCTCCCCCGGCGCCGCCCTGATCATCGGGCTTCTGGCCGGCATCCTGGTGGTCCTGTCCGTGGAATTCATCGACAAGGTGCTCAAAATCGACGACCCCGTGGGCGCCATCTCGGTGCACGGCGTGTGCGGCGCGTTCGGCACCCTGTGCGTGGGTCTTTTCGCCAGCCCCGACTTCGGCGGCGTGGCCGGTCTGTTCTACGGCGGCGGCCTGACCCAGCTCATCACCCAGATCATCGGCGTGGGCTCGGTCTTCGTGTGGGCCTTCGGCTCGGGACTGGTCCTTTTCGGCCTGCTAAAAATCACCGTGGGCATCCGGGTGACGGCCGAGGAGGAGCTCAAGGGTCTGGATCTGACCGAGCACGGCAGCGAAGCCTACAGCGGCTTCCAGATCTTCATCACCGAATAG
- a CDS encoding monovalent cation:proton antiporter family protein produces MEFALLNEIVVIFCLSIGVIFLCHKIRVPAIVGFLLTGVLAGPHGLGLVDSVHEVEMVAEIGVILLLFTIGLELSISELIKLRKPVFIGGAAQVLLTILVFAGAGAWLGLTPGQAVFAGFLTALSSTAIVLKLLQERAEVESPHGRIILSILIFQDLIIVPMMLLVPFLSGQSQAESSSLLLTSAKGFGVVILVFFLARKIVPRILLAVMRTRSKELFLLTTLGICMSVAFLTASLGLSLSLGAFLAGLIISESEYSLSAMEGILPFRDVFTSLFFISVGMLLNTAYFFSHADTVLLVTAAVLVLKTVLAATAARILGYPLRPAVLVGLCICQVGEFSFILAKTGLAENLIGQDHYQLFLSASILTMLVTPFCIMFAPALADRLGRLPLLKAAAAPYRGPVEEDGQHRELSDHLIICGFGIGGRHLARAAKAAGIDYTILEMNPDTVRTQAAKGQPIAYGDAIHPAVLEHAGIHKARVLAIVVSDPVAVRRITDTARKTNPSVHIIVRTRFVNEIGPLRELGANDVIPEEFETSIEIFTRVMTKYMVPRVDIERFVEEVRSESYEMLRNLEIRGEPMAALAHGFTGIDVSALTVEEGSMLDGRTLEESELRRTHGLTVVAVGRGGQVFPNPDGTMRFAAGDVAYVFGPHADITAKAGLFTSRRRSWEAPA; encoded by the coding sequence ATGGAATTCGCACTGCTCAATGAAATCGTCGTCATCTTCTGCCTGTCCATCGGGGTCATCTTCCTGTGCCACAAGATCCGGGTCCCGGCCATCGTGGGCTTTCTCCTCACCGGGGTCCTGGCCGGCCCTCACGGCCTGGGGCTGGTGGACTCGGTCCACGAGGTGGAGATGGTGGCCGAGATCGGCGTCATCCTGCTCCTTTTCACCATCGGCCTGGAGCTGTCCATTTCCGAGCTGATCAAGCTCAGAAAGCCCGTGTTCATCGGCGGCGCGGCCCAGGTCCTTCTGACCATCCTGGTCTTTGCCGGCGCGGGCGCCTGGCTGGGCCTCACCCCTGGGCAGGCCGTGTTCGCCGGATTCCTGACCGCGCTTTCGAGCACGGCCATAGTCCTCAAGCTCCTCCAGGAACGGGCCGAGGTGGAGTCCCCCCACGGCCGCATCATCCTGTCCATCCTGATCTTCCAGGATCTTATCATTGTCCCGATGATGCTGCTGGTCCCCTTTTTATCCGGACAAAGCCAGGCCGAGAGTTCTTCGCTGCTGCTGACGAGCGCCAAGGGCTTCGGGGTGGTCATCCTGGTCTTTTTCCTGGCCAGAAAGATCGTGCCGCGCATCCTGCTCGCGGTCATGCGCACCCGGAGCAAGGAACTCTTTCTCCTGACGACCCTGGGCATCTGCATGTCCGTGGCCTTTCTGACCGCGAGTCTGGGGCTCTCCCTGTCCCTGGGGGCCTTTCTGGCCGGACTGATCATCTCCGAATCCGAATATTCCCTAAGCGCCATGGAAGGCATCCTGCCGTTTCGCGACGTGTTCACCAGCCTGTTTTTCATCTCCGTGGGCATGCTGCTCAACACCGCCTACTTCTTCTCCCATGCGGACACGGTGCTTCTGGTCACCGCCGCCGTGCTCGTCCTGAAAACCGTGCTCGCCGCAACGGCCGCCCGCATCCTGGGCTACCCCCTGCGTCCGGCCGTGCTGGTGGGGCTTTGCATCTGCCAGGTGGGCGAATTCTCCTTCATCCTGGCCAAGACCGGCCTGGCCGAGAACCTCATCGGCCAGGACCACTACCAACTCTTTTTGTCGGCCAGCATCCTGACCATGCTGGTCACCCCCTTTTGCATCATGTTCGCCCCGGCCCTGGCCGACCGCCTGGGCCGCCTGCCGCTGCTCAAGGCCGCCGCCGCACCCTACCGGGGGCCGGTCGAGGAGGACGGCCAGCACCGGGAACTCTCCGACCATCTGATCATCTGCGGCTTCGGCATCGGCGGCAGACACCTGGCCCGGGCCGCCAAGGCCGCCGGCATCGACTACACCATCCTGGAGATGAACCCGGACACCGTGCGCACCCAGGCCGCCAAGGGCCAGCCCATCGCCTACGGCGACGCCATCCACCCGGCCGTTCTGGAACACGCCGGAATACACAAGGCCCGGGTGCTGGCCATCGTGGTCTCGGACCCCGTGGCCGTCCGGCGCATCACCGATACCGCCAGGAAGACCAATCCCTCCGTGCATATCATCGTCCGCACCCGGTTCGTCAACGAGATCGGGCCGCTACGCGAGCTTGGGGCCAACGACGTCATCCCCGAGGAATTCGAGACCTCCATCGAGATCTTCACCCGGGTCATGACCAAGTACATGGTCCCGCGCGTGGACATCGAGCGCTTCGTGGAGGAAGTGCGCTCGGAGAGCTACGAGATGCTGCGAAACCTGGAGATTCGCGGCGAACCCATGGCCGCCCTGGCCCATGGCTTCACCGGCATCGACGTCAGCGCCCTGACCGTGGAGGAGGGCTCCATGCTCGACGGCCGGACCCTGGAGGAATCCGAACTGCGCCGCACCCACGGCCTGACCGTGGTGGCTGTGGGCCGGGGCGGCCAGGTCTTCCCCAACCCGGACGGCACCATGCGCTTCGCCGCCGGCGACGTGGCCTACGTCTTCGGGCCCCACGCCGACATCACGGCCAAGGCCGGCCTGTTCACCTCCCGCCGCCGCTCCTGGGAGGCCCCGGCGTGA
- a CDS encoding radical SAM protein — protein sequence MEPSYLRLAQTGELADRAREAVTRLAHCELCPRRCRVDRLADARGFCRVGRQAQVASFNLHFGEEEVLVGEGGSGTIFFAGCNLGCVFCQNWDISHDSRLEWEVEAGELAAMMLELQDMGAANINLVTPSHVVPQILEALVLAAQGGLRLPLVYNTGGYDAPETLELMDGVVDIHMPDVKMADPDAAATYLLARDYPERAQEAVRRMHAQVGDLVVDQGGLALRGLLVRHLVMPGGLAGTAEWMRFLAREISPDTWINIMDQYRPCGQAGNHPAIARPVEAGEYRQALGLAREAGIQRIDRRSGHFFARILKHVGLTGPGGP from the coding sequence ATGGAACCATCCTATCTGAGGCTCGCCCAGACCGGTGAACTCGCCGATCGCGCCCGCGAGGCCGTGACCCGCCTGGCCCATTGCGAGCTGTGCCCCCGCCGCTGCCGCGTCGACCGCCTCGCCGATGCGCGCGGCTTCTGCCGCGTGGGCCGCCAGGCCCAGGTGGCCTCTTTCAACCTCCATTTCGGGGAGGAGGAGGTCCTGGTCGGAGAAGGCGGCTCTGGAACCATCTTCTTCGCCGGCTGCAACCTGGGCTGCGTCTTCTGCCAGAACTGGGACATAAGCCACGACAGTCGCCTGGAATGGGAGGTCGAGGCGGGCGAGTTGGCCGCCATGATGCTCGAACTCCAGGACATGGGCGCCGCGAACATCAATCTCGTGACCCCGAGCCACGTGGTCCCCCAAATCCTCGAAGCCCTGGTCCTGGCAGCGCAAGGTGGCCTGCGCCTGCCCCTGGTCTACAACACCGGCGGCTACGACGCCCCGGAGACGCTGGAACTCATGGACGGCGTCGTGGACATCCATATGCCCGACGTCAAAATGGCCGACCCCGACGCCGCCGCGACATACCTCCTGGCCAGGGACTATCCCGAACGCGCCCAGGAGGCCGTGCGCCGGATGCATGCCCAGGTCGGGGATCTGGTCGTGGACCAGGGCGGCCTGGCCCTACGCGGCCTTCTGGTCCGGCATCTGGTCATGCCCGGAGGGCTGGCCGGAACGGCCGAATGGATGCGCTTTCTGGCCCGAGAAATATCCCCGGACACCTGGATCAACATCATGGACCAGTACCGGCCCTGCGGCCAGGCCGGGAACCACCCGGCCATCGCCCGCCCCGTGGAGGCCGGGGAATACCGACAGGCCCTGGGGCTGGCCCGGGAGGCCGGCATCCAGCGCATCGACCGGCGAAGCGGTCATTTTTTCGCGCGGATCCTCAAGCATGTGGGCCTGACCGGCCCCGGGGGACCATAG